In Thermomicrobiales bacterium, the following proteins share a genomic window:
- a CDS encoding Maf family protein, translating into ITGVAILPGNRQARVSQVTTNVRMRRYTDAEIERYIERGEPFDKAGGYAIQDGEFHPVERFEGCYSNVVGLPLGKVIEMLTAVGIPLSVDDADAIAAVCPCCAASLI; encoded by the coding sequence ATCACCGGCGTCGCGATTCTCCCCGGTAATCGACAGGCGCGCGTGTCGCAAGTGACGACGAACGTTCGGATGCGCCGATACACGGATGCCGAAATTGAGCGCTACATCGAGCGTGGCGAGCCGTTCGACAAGGCCGGCGGCTACGCGATTCAGGACGGCGAGTTCCATCCCGTCGAGCGCTTCGAAGGCTGCTACTCCAACGTCGTGGGCCTGCCGCTCGGCAAGGTGATCGAGATGCTGACGGCTGTCGGTATTCCTCTCTCGGTCGACGACGCTGACGCGATCGCGGCGGTCTGCCCCTGCTGCGCTGCTAGTCTGATCTGA
- a CDS encoding TIGR03621 family F420-dependent LLM class oxidoreductase translates to MPQRPFRFGIINEQSLERTVWLAQVQRAEALGYATFLIRDHLVDEPFGAQYAPITALAMAAAMTTTLRVGTMVIANDFRHPAFLAKEFATLAALSGGRAELGIGAGWMRAEYEQAGIEFDRASVRIDRLGEALEIISGLWRGEPYSFEGCHYRVDGLQSFPPLTDAQRPRILIGGGRPRMLRLAGRFADSIGVLTSAYGTGEMVPRVDERTPEAVREKIGWIREGAGSRFNQIELSMIPTIVVTDDRDTAATSVIEQYGWRGCSVSDVLAMPSMLIGTVEEISAGIVQRREEYGFSYIIASDTQMEELAPIVGALAGR, encoded by the coding sequence ATGCCGCAACGCCCATTTCGATTCGGAATCATCAATGAGCAGTCGCTCGAACGCACAGTGTGGCTGGCACAGGTGCAGCGCGCAGAGGCGCTGGGTTACGCCACGTTCCTGATCCGCGATCATCTGGTCGACGAGCCGTTTGGTGCGCAGTACGCGCCGATCACGGCGCTGGCGATGGCCGCAGCTATGACGACAACGCTCCGCGTCGGCACGATGGTGATCGCCAACGACTTTCGCCATCCCGCCTTTCTGGCGAAGGAGTTCGCGACGCTGGCGGCGCTCTCCGGTGGGCGTGCTGAGCTTGGCATCGGTGCAGGCTGGATGCGCGCTGAATACGAGCAGGCCGGGATCGAGTTCGACCGCGCCAGTGTCCGCATCGATCGCCTCGGCGAGGCTCTGGAAATCATCAGCGGGCTTTGGCGCGGTGAGCCGTACTCATTCGAGGGTTGCCATTATCGGGTCGATGGGCTGCAAAGCTTCCCGCCACTGACCGACGCGCAGCGACCTCGCATTCTGATCGGGGGCGGGCGACCGCGCATGCTGCGACTTGCTGGGCGGTTTGCCGACTCAATCGGTGTGCTGACTTCGGCGTACGGCACCGGGGAGATGGTGCCTCGCGTGGACGAGCGAACTCCGGAGGCGGTGCGGGAGAAGATTGGCTGGATACGAGAGGGAGCCGGTAGCCGGTTCAATCAGATCGAGCTCAGCATGATCCCGACGATCGTCGTGACTGATGATCGTGACACGGCAGCAACAAGCGTCATTGAGCAGTACGGCTGGCGTGGCTGCAGCGTGTCGGACGTTCTGGCAATGCCGTCTATGCTGATTGGCACGGTCGAGGAGATCAGTGCCGGGATCGTGCAGCGTCGCGAGGAGTATGGCTTCTCATACATCATCGCCTCAGACACGCAGATGGAAGAGCTTGCACCGATTGTTGGCGCGCTGGCCGGGCGATGA
- a CDS encoding LysM domain-containing protein: MVEGDSLYSIALRFGVDLNTLIELNGLSDPNDITIGQELQIPPKP; encoded by the coding sequence GTGGTTGAAGGGGATTCGCTGTATTCCATCGCTCTCCGCTTCGGCGTTGATCTGAATACGCTGATCGAGCTGAACGGGCTGAGCGACCCGAACGACATCACGATCGGTCAGGAACTGCAGATTCCACCAAAGCCGTGA
- a CDS encoding DUF3006 domain-containing protein: MKVTERVTVDEIDSDEHGEMLATLVTDDGRMIVVPLSSLPDGTNDGDVLDVSFTALPQETEKRREHIDSLQRRLFGDR, translated from the coding sequence GTGAAAGTGACCGAGCGCGTCACTGTTGACGAGATCGATAGCGACGAACATGGTGAGATGCTCGCGACGCTGGTGACCGATGATGGCCGCATGATCGTCGTGCCACTCTCCAGCCTGCCCGACGGCACCAACGACGGCGATGTCCTGGATGTCTCGTTCACCGCACTGCCACAGGAAACCGAGAAGCGACGCGAGCACATCGACTCGCTGCAACGCCGTCTGTTCGGCGACCGCTAG